CGCCGTCGTCGCCAACCTCAAGGTCTTCATCCAGGCGGCGCGCGAGCGCGGCGAAGCGCTCGACCACACGTTGTTTTGCGGGCCGCCGGGCCTGGGCAAGACGACGCTGGCGCACATCATCGCGGCGGAGCTTGGCGTCGGCATCAAGGTGACGAGCGGCCCGGTGATGGAACGCGCGGGCGATCTCGCGGCGATTCTCACGAACCTCGAGATGTTCGACATCCTGTTCATCGACGAGATCCACCGCCTGTCCACGATCGTGGAGGAGATGCTCTACCCCGCGATGGAGGACGGGCAGCTCGACCTCATCATCGGCGAGGGCCCGAGCGCGCGCACGGTGAAGATGAAACTCAAACCCTTCACGCTCATCGGCGCGACGACGCGCACCGGCCTGATGACAAGCCCCATCCGCGACCGATTCGGCATCGTCTCGCGCCTGGAGTTCTACGACGCGGACGCGCTCACCGAGATCGTGCGGCGCTCGGCGGCGATCCTGCAATACGCCATCACCGACGGCGGCGCGGGTGAGATCGCGCGGAGGAGCCGCGGCACGCCGCGCATCGCCAACCGCCTTCTTCGCCGCGTTCGCGATTTCGCGCAGGTCGCCAACGCGACGGAAATCGACCGCGATCAGGCCGCCGACGCGCTCGCGCAGCTTGGCGTGGACGACCGCGGGCTCGACCGCCTGGACCGCATGCTCATGAGCGCGATTATCGACCATTTCGCCGGCGGGCCGGTCGGCGTGGAGACGCTCGCCGCGTCGGTTTCCGAACAGAAGGACACGATCGAGGACGTCATCGAACCCTACCTGTTGCAGATCGGATTCCTTCAACGCACCGCGCGCGGCCGCGTCGCCACCGAGGCGGCGTACCGGCATCTTGCGAAACAGCCCGCCCAGAAGCCTCAGGGAAGGCTTTTTTGACAGGAAACAGGAAACAGGAAACAGGAAACAGGAAACAGAAAACAGAAAACAGGAAACAGGAAACAGGAAACAGGAAACAGGAAATAGATCCGTCGCAATTGGCCGCGATGCGGATCGTGCGTTTATTCGACGGGAAAAGTGCCTCCGACGAAACGAACAAGTCTGGGCATTGCGCACTCGCCGTTTCCTATTTTCTATTTCCTGTTTCCTTTTTTCTATTTTCTCGTCCGCAACGATGCTCACCGAATTCCCTTGGGCGTCCGATATGGTAAAAAGCAAGGAGGATCGGCGATGCGCGGGGGCGTCATCGCCGAGATACGCGCGATACGATGAAATTCTTTTTTGAGCGCTGGGATTTCGGCGTCCGGAGCGCGGCGCGAAAACGCCCGTTTTCGATCGGCCTCGCGGGCCGGACGGAAAATCTTGCCACGCACGAAAACCGAATGGGCATGAAAACCAAAGCCAGGAAATCCGCAAAGCCGCGGTCCGACGGACGCATTTCCAAAATTCTGATCGTCTGCATGGGCAATATCTGCCGAAGTCCTTATGCCGCCGCGGCCCTGAAAAAGGCGCTGGCCGAGCGCGGCGTCGAGGGCGTCACCGTGCAGAGCGCCGGCACGACCGGCGGTCGCATCCCGAATTCGACGAAAGAGGCGATCAAGGTCGCCCGCGAGCGCGGCATCGACCTTTCGCGCCACCGCTCGCGGGCGATGGCCGACGCGCCTTACGAAGGCGCGGACCTGATCCTCGCCTCCGACAAACGCATCCGGGACGAGATCGCCGAACGATTCCCCGATGTGTCCGGCAAGGTGAAACTCCTGACCGAATGGATCCCCGACGCCTCGCGCGGCGGCGACGTCATCGACCCCTACGGGCTGGACGTGCCGATGTACCGCAGCGTTTTTGACCGCATCGACGCGGCGGTCGCGGCGCTCGCGGACGAACTGGCCAGCTAGGAGCGCGATTCATTTCGCCCTCGCGTTTCCCCGCAATGCCGCTCGCGGTGCCGTCCGTTCGGGCCATCCGGTCCTTTGCGTCCTTTGCATTTCGACCCGCTCCCTGACGGTCGCGGTTCGTTGTTCGGGCACGGGATCGAACAAACGCGCGCTTCAAAAATGTAGCAAGACGCACGCTTTGGCGATATCGCGCCGGCGTGGTAAAATTTCTCGTTTTTCGCATCTCGAATCGGGGAACGAGACCTTATGCCTATCGCGCGCCGCCTTCTGCTTACGTCGGCCGTCCTCGCCTTCGCGGCGATGACCATTCTTTCGACGGGCTGCTTCAACACGTCGAACGTCAACGTTCTGCCGATGCCGGACGACAAGCTGACCGCGCGCGTCGTGAAGACGGTCGGCGCGGGCGGCGATAACCGCGTGCTGCTTCTGGACATCGACGGCGTCATCACGGCGGAGGGCGAGCAGGTCTGGTTCTGGGATCGGGAGGCGACAACCTCGCAGATTGAAAAAAAGCTGCGCAAGGCCGCGAAGGACGACCGCATCAAGGCGGTCGTGCTGCGGATCAACTCGCCCGGCGGCGGCGTGACGGCAAGCGACGTCGTTTACCGCGAGATCCGCCGCTACAAGGAGGCGCAGAAGATTCCCGTCGTGACGATGATGATGGATGTCGGCGCGTCCGGCGGCTACTACATCGCGTGCGCGTCGGACGAAATCATCGCGCACCCGACGACGATCACGGGCTCCGTCGGCGTCATCATCTATTCGCTCGGCTTTGACGGCCTGTTCGGAAAGATCGGCATGGAATCGCGCGTCATCAAGAGTGGCGCGCTCAAGGACATGGGCAACCCGTTTGACGAATTTTCCGAAGAGGAGCGCGCCGTGTTCCAGGCCGCGGTCGACGGCATGTACGCGCGCTTTTTCAACGTCGTGCTCGAAAACCGCAAGATGGACCCGGAAAAACTCCGCGAGCTGGCGGACGGCCGCATCTACACGGGAGAGCAAGCCGCCCAGGTCGGGCTCATCGACCGCACGGGTTACATCGACGACGCCATCCGTTCGGCCATGGACCGCGCAAAGATCGGCGACGCGAAGGTCATCCTGTACACGGACAGCTACCGAAAAGAGACGAACGTCTACTCGAACAGCTTCGTCAAGACGCCAAGCCTCGGCATGCCGGCGCCCGATCTCGAGATGATGCTCGAGCTTTCCCGGCCGCGCGCGATGTACATGTGGCTTGGGCAGTGATGGAAGGGAAGATTGAAGAATGAAGAATGAAGATTGCCGGATGGCCCGCGGCACGCAGGCCCCTTCCTGGAACAGGAAGGCCGGAGTCGCCATCGCCGTGGCGTCACTTGCCTTCGCCGCGCCGGCCGCAAACGCGGCGATCACCAAGGGACCGTATCTGCAAAACGTGACGAAGGACGCCATCACGATCGCGTTCGAGACCGATGCCGCCGGCACGGGCTCGGTGGACGTCGGGGAAACGAACGCGTACGGCGAGACTGTTGACGCCGCGCCGGCGAGCTCGATCGACTTCGCCGAGGGCACGCGGCACGTCTACAAGATCCGCATCGAAAACCTGGCGACGGCGAGCACGTATCATTACCGCGTGCGCCACGGCGCGGACGCGTCCGCGGATTACACGTTCGTCACCGCGCCAAACAACATGGACTCGTTCAATTTCGTGATCTTCGGCGATTGCCGCGACGGATCGATCGAGAGCCCGAACGCCGTGCACGAGGCCGCGGTCGAGGCGATCATGGAAACAAACCCGCAGTTTTTCGCGAACACCGGCGATTTCGTCGGCGCCGGCGAGAACAAGGCCGATTGGGACTATCTCTTCCACGCGGAGCAGGAGCTGATCGCGCGCGCGCCGCTGTATCCGATATACGGCAATCACGAGGACGGCCGCGACGACGCGACGGGCCTGACCGGCGAGCAGCTCTGGGAGTTCTACTTCGACACGCCCAATCCCGATCACCCGACTTGGTACAGCTTCGATTACGGCAATATCCACTTCGTCATGATCGACGTGAACCTCTGGTGGAACCTGTTCCCCGGCGCGCCGGAGCACCAGTGGCTGCTCGACGATCTCGCCGCGGACGCCGCCGATCCGACGACGAACTTCACGATCGCCATGTTCCATCAGCCCGCGTTCACCTGGAAGGAAGGACGCACGCCCGAGCCGTTCTCGCGCCTCGTGGTCGAGCCGATCGTGCGCGAGGCGGGTGTCGATCTGGTTGTCGCGGGTCACGATCATTTCTACGCGCGCACGTGGCTCAACGGCATCATGCACACGGTGACCGGCGGCGGCGGCGCTCCGCTCTACGACTTCTATCCGAACATTGAACAGCGCGACGGCTATCTCGCGCACGCGCGCGATCATCACATCATTTCCGTCGAAGCGACGCCGATGGCGATCACGTTCGACGTCGTCAGCATCACCTCGGGCACGCTCATCGACTCGTTCACGATCGACGCGAGCGAGCCGCCGTTCACCGGTGACGACGATGATGACGACAACGATGATGACGATGATGCGACGGACGATGACGGCGCGGATGACGACACGGACGATGACGATGACGCCTTCGACGATGACGACGACGCTTCCGACGACGACGACGCTTCCGACGACGATCTCGGCGCGCCGGCGGACGATGATGATGATGATGACGACGACGGCTGCGGCTGCTGAGCCTGGGCGCGTTGCGACGCTCGTGCCGCGTGCGATAGCCAGCGGTCTGGTGCGATGTCAGAGCCGCGACCGTCAGGGAGCGGGTGGTTGGCCAATCGATTCGAAACCTTTTTAACGGGGAGTGCGTCATGCGGAAGCTGAACCAGGCGATCACGATGGCGCTCACAGCGGCGCTCGTTCTCGCGTGCGCGGGAATCGCGTCCGCGGCGATCACGAAAGGCCCGTACCTTCAGAACGTGACGCAGGACGCGATCACGATCGCGTTCGAGACCGACACGCCGGGGCTTGGCGCCGTGGACTTCGGCGCGACCGGCGATTACGGCATGGAGGAGTCGGCCGACCCCGTCGATTCGATCGATTTTGTGGAAGGCACGCGCTACGTTTACAAGATCCGCCTGTTCGGCCTTTCGCGCGCGCACACCTATCACTATCGCATCCGCCACGGGGCCGACACGTCGGACGATTTCGCGTTCGTCACCGCGCCGCATCACCTGGACAGCTTCAACCTCGTGTTCTTCGGCGACAGCCGGGGCGGCTCGATCGACAGCCCGAACCCCGCGCACGAGGCGGTGATCGACGCGATCGACGCCACGAATCCGGGGATCGTCTTCAACACGGGCGACATGGTGGCCCACGGCGCCGACAAGGCGGACTGGGATTATTTCTTCCAGGCCGAAAAGATGATGATGGCGCGCGCGCCGCTGTACCCCGTTTACGGCAACCACGAAGACGACACGGACATCGCGACCGGCCTTACGGGCACGCGGTTCTGGAAATTTTATTTCGACACTCCGAACCCGAGCGACCCGACGTGGTATTCGTTCGATTACGGCAACATCCACTTCATCATCATCGACGTGAACAAGTGGTGGAACATGCTGCCCGGCGCGCAGGAATATGTGTGGCTGGTCGAGGATCTCACGAAGGACGCCGCCAACAGGCGGACGAATTTCACGATCGCGCTGTTCCATCAGCCCGCGTTTTCCTGGGCCGAGGGACGCACCGCGGATCCGACCTCGCGCCTCATCGTCGAGCCGATGCTGCGCGGCGCGGGCGTCGATCTGGTCGTCGCGGGCCACGACCATTTCTATGCGCGCGCGTCGCTATATGGCATTCCGCACGTGGTCACCGGCGGCGGCGGCGCGCCCCTGTACGAACTGTATCCGAACGTCGAAGGGCGCCCGAACTACGTGATGCACGAGAAGGACTATCACTACATCAACGTCGAGGCGACGCCGATGGCGCTGTCGCTTGAGGTCGTCAACGTGATGACCGGCGCGCTCATCGATTCGTTCACGCTCGACGCCGACGAAGCGCCCGAGGACATCGACGGCGACGATGATGACGCGGGGGACGACGATGGCGACGACGACGACGATGACGCCGCGAACGACGACGACGCGGGCGATGACGATAACGACGACGCGGCCGGCGACGATGACGCGTCGGATGACGACGTCGGCGCGCCCGCCGATGACGACGATGACGATGACGATGACGATGGTTGCGGATGCGGTTGCTGATCACAGACGGCTGACGACTTGAATCGGGAGGGCGTGATGCGGAAATCGACAATGGTCATGGCGCTGGCGTTCGCGCTCGTCGGCGCGATCGCGCACGGCGCCGAAGCGGCGATCACCAAGGGCCCCTACCTGCAGAACGTCACCAGGGACGGCATCACCGTCATGTTCGAGACGGACCAGCCCGGCACCGGCACCGTGGATTTCGGCGCGACGAATTCTTACGGCCAGTCGATGAGCGCGGAGTACGAAACGTACATCGACTTCAGCGAGGGGCTGCGTTTCATCTACCAGATTCGCGTGGACGGCCTCGCGGCCGGCAGCACATACCACTACCGCGCGCGGCACGGGCTCGTCACGACGGGCGACAAGACGTTCGTCACCGCGCCGACGCACCTGGACAGCTTCAACTTCGTGATATTTGGCGACAGCCGCGGCGGCTCGATCGCCAACCCGAACACGCAGCACGAAGCGGCCATCGCCGCGATTGCGGCGGCGAACCCGATGTTTTTCGCGAACACGGGCGATTTCGTCGCCAGCGGCGCGCAGAAAGCGGATTGGGATTATCACTTCCACGTCGAGTCGGACCTGATGGCGACCGCGCCGTTGTACCCCGTGTTCGGCAACCACGAGGAAGACGAGGACGACGTGACCGGGCTGACCGGAGATCAGCTCTGGGCGTTCTATTTCGACACGCCGGACGACGACGACCTGACGTGGTACAGCTTCGACTACGGAAACATCCATTTCATCGTCATCGACGTGAACAAGTCCTGGCAGATGGTGCCGGGCGCGCCGGAGTATCAGTGGCTCGTCGCGGATCTGGCGGCGGACGCGGCGAACAAGAAGACGAACTTCACGATCGCAATGTTCCACCAGCCCGCGTTCACCTGGAAGGACGGGCGCACGCCGGACATCGTCTCGCGCTTCGTCGTGGAGCCTTTGTTGCGCGCGGCCGACGTGGATATCGTCGTCGCCGGTCACGATCACTTCTACGCGCGCTGCTGGCTGAACGGCATCATGCACACGGTGACCGGGGGCGGCGGCGCGTCGTTGTACGACTTCTACCCCAACGTCCAGAATCGCCCCGGATATATTGCCCACGCGCAGGACCACCACTTTTTCAACATCGAGGCGACGCCACTCACGTTGTCGTTCGAGGTCATCAGCGTCACCACCGGCGCGCTCATCGACTCGTGGGTACTCGACGCGAAGGAGCCGCCCGAAGGCTTCGGCGACGACGATGACGACGACGCGGCCGACGACGACGCGGCGGATGACGACGCGGCCGACGACGACGCGGCCGACGACGATGCAGCGGATGACGACGCGGCCGACGACGACGCGGCCGACGACGATGCGGCCGATGACGATGCGGACGATGACGATGCGGACGATGACGACGCGGTTGACGACGATGCGGCGGACGACGACATGACCGACGACGACGCGGACGATGATGACG
Above is a genomic segment from bacterium containing:
- a CDS encoding metallophosphoesterase family protein, giving the protein MKNEDCRMARGTQAPSWNRKAGVAIAVASLAFAAPAANAAITKGPYLQNVTKDAITIAFETDAAGTGSVDVGETNAYGETVDAAPASSIDFAEGTRHVYKIRIENLATASTYHYRVRHGADASADYTFVTAPNNMDSFNFVIFGDCRDGSIESPNAVHEAAVEAIMETNPQFFANTGDFVGAGENKADWDYLFHAEQELIARAPLYPIYGNHEDGRDDATGLTGEQLWEFYFDTPNPDHPTWYSFDYGNIHFVMIDVNLWWNLFPGAPEHQWLLDDLAADAADPTTNFTIAMFHQPAFTWKEGRTPEPFSRLVVEPIVREAGVDLVVAGHDHFYARTWLNGIMHTVTGGGGAPLYDFYPNIEQRDGYLAHARDHHIISVEATPMAITFDVVSITSGTLIDSFTIDASEPPFTGDDDDDDNDDDDDATDDDGADDDTDDDDDAFDDDDDASDDDDASDDDLGAPADDDDDDDDDGCGC
- the ruvB gene encoding Holliday junction branch migration DNA helicase RuvB produces the protein MDEGQRGAVTPVEAGDDRRFDVTLRPRNFEGYVGQHAVVANLKVFIQAARERGEALDHTLFCGPPGLGKTTLAHIIAAELGVGIKVTSGPVMERAGDLAAILTNLEMFDILFIDEIHRLSTIVEEMLYPAMEDGQLDLIIGEGPSARTVKMKLKPFTLIGATTRTGLMTSPIRDRFGIVSRLEFYDADALTEIVRRSAAILQYAITDGGAGEIARRSRGTPRIANRLLRRVRDFAQVANATEIDRDQAADALAQLGVDDRGLDRLDRMLMSAIIDHFAGGPVGVETLAASVSEQKDTIEDVIEPYLLQIGFLQRTARGRVATEAAYRHLAKQPAQKPQGRLF
- a CDS encoding metallophosphoesterase family protein, with product MRKLNQAITMALTAALVLACAGIASAAITKGPYLQNVTQDAITIAFETDTPGLGAVDFGATGDYGMEESADPVDSIDFVEGTRYVYKIRLFGLSRAHTYHYRIRHGADTSDDFAFVTAPHHLDSFNLVFFGDSRGGSIDSPNPAHEAVIDAIDATNPGIVFNTGDMVAHGADKADWDYFFQAEKMMMARAPLYPVYGNHEDDTDIATGLTGTRFWKFYFDTPNPSDPTWYSFDYGNIHFIIIDVNKWWNMLPGAQEYVWLVEDLTKDAANRRTNFTIALFHQPAFSWAEGRTADPTSRLIVEPMLRGAGVDLVVAGHDHFYARASLYGIPHVVTGGGGAPLYELYPNVEGRPNYVMHEKDYHYINVEATPMALSLEVVNVMTGALIDSFTLDADEAPEDIDGDDDDAGDDDGDDDDDDAANDDDAGDDDNDDAAGDDDASDDDVGAPADDDDDDDDDDGCGCGC
- the sppA gene encoding signal peptide peptidase SppA, whose translation is MPIARRLLLTSAVLAFAAMTILSTGCFNTSNVNVLPMPDDKLTARVVKTVGAGGDNRVLLLDIDGVITAEGEQVWFWDREATTSQIEKKLRKAAKDDRIKAVVLRINSPGGGVTASDVVYREIRRYKEAQKIPVVTMMMDVGASGGYYIACASDEIIAHPTTITGSVGVIIYSLGFDGLFGKIGMESRVIKSGALKDMGNPFDEFSEEERAVFQAAVDGMYARFFNVVLENRKMDPEKLRELADGRIYTGEQAAQVGLIDRTGYIDDAIRSAMDRAKIGDAKVILYTDSYRKETNVYSNSFVKTPSLGMPAPDLEMMLELSRPRAMYMWLGQ
- a CDS encoding metallophosphoesterase, yielding MRKSTMVMALAFALVGAIAHGAEAAITKGPYLQNVTRDGITVMFETDQPGTGTVDFGATNSYGQSMSAEYETYIDFSEGLRFIYQIRVDGLAAGSTYHYRARHGLVTTGDKTFVTAPTHLDSFNFVIFGDSRGGSIANPNTQHEAAIAAIAAANPMFFANTGDFVASGAQKADWDYHFHVESDLMATAPLYPVFGNHEEDEDDVTGLTGDQLWAFYFDTPDDDDLTWYSFDYGNIHFIVIDVNKSWQMVPGAPEYQWLVADLAADAANKKTNFTIAMFHQPAFTWKDGRTPDIVSRFVVEPLLRAADVDIVVAGHDHFYARCWLNGIMHTVTGGGGASLYDFYPNVQNRPGYIAHAQDHHFFNIEATPLTLSFEVISVTTGALIDSWVLDAKEPPEGFGDDDDDDAADDDAADDDAADDDAADDDAADDDAADDDAADDDAADDDADDDDADDDDAVDDDAADDDMTDDDADDDD